Genomic DNA from Mycolicibacterium helvum:
GCGGGTCACCTGCGCACCGGCCAGATACAGCTCGCCCACGACACCGTTGGGCACGGGTTGCAGCCACGAGTCGAGCACCACCGCGCCGGTCGACCGGGTTGGATATCCGATCACCGGTGCCTCGTGGTCGGCGATGGCGGCGACGACAGCCTCGACGGTGGTCTCGGTTGGGCCGTAACAATTGTGCGCGGCCAATAGCGCGTGGGTGCAGGCCTTCCGGATATCGGTCCAGTCGACCGACCCGACCGCTTCGCCGCCAAGGGCGAGCACGGACAACGTTCCGCGGTCCAGCAATCCGGCGCGACGGAGGTTGGTGAACAGTGACGGGGTGACGTCGAGCATATCGATCCCGTGCCGGTCGATGATCTCGACGAGTGCTTCGGCATCGCGGCGATCGGTCTCGTCGATGAGGTGCACGGCGTGACCGAAGAGCAGCCCGGCCAGCGGCTGCCAGGCCGCGTCGAACGCGAACGACCACGCGTGGCCGATGCGCAATGGCCGGCCGAGACGCTCGGAAGCCGGCCGCAGCATCCGCTCGACGTGATCATCGATGTAGGCGAGCACAGCCTGATGGGTTCCGATGACGCCCTTGGGTTCTCCGGTGGTTCCCGAGGTGAACACCGCGTAGGCGGCCTGACCAGGCGCGGCCGGCGTCGAGTATCGAGATGCGGTGCGGGCCGCGGCCATGACGTCCTCATCGATGACGACGGCCGTACCGGTCTGAGCGAGAATCGACTCGACCCGCCCGGCCGGCATACTCTGCTCCAGCGGCACGTACATTCCGCCCGCCTTGAGCACGCCGAGCATCGCCACGACATAGTCGGCGCACCGGGGAAGCTGGATCGCGACCGCGGTTTCGCCGCGCACCCCGGATTCCGCCAGCAGCCCAGCGAGACGATCCGATTGTTCGTGCAACTCTCCGTAGCTCAGTTGACCGCCTTCCCAGTACAGCGCGATCGAATCACTGTGTGCTACCGCGGTTTCCGCGAACCTGTCGGCCACTCCCACCCGGGACCCAGCGGCGTGACGCTCGGGTGTGTTGATCGGGCGCGCTTCGCCGTCGAGCAGGATCGCGACCGCACCAAGCGGTCTGTCCCACATCTCGATCAACCGGCTCATGGTCTGCAGGACTCGCCTGCCGAGTGTGTCGGCGGAGGTCGCGCCGAGCGCATTGTCGGTGACCTCCACCAACAGCGTCAGTTCGGCGCCGGTGCGGTGCGCGGCGATGGTCACCGGGAAGTGGGTCAGGCTCTCCATCGCGGCGGGCCGGAAGCCCACCTGTCCGGCCATGAACTCACCGCCGCCCACCACGTCCCCGGGGGGGAAGCTCTCGTAGACCAGCAGGGTGTCGAACATCTCGCCCACCCCGGCGAGAGTGCGCAGCTGGGAATGCGTCAGATAGCTGTGGTCACGGAGCTGGGCGGCTTCCCGCTGCAGGGTCGAACAGTGCTGGGCAACAGTCGCGTTCGGGTTCAGGCGCACCCGTAGCGGAATCGTGTTGATGAACAGCCCGACCATTGTCTCGACACCGGCCAGCTCCGGGGGACGCCCGGATACGGTGACCCCGAACACCACGTCGTCGCGATCGGTCAGCCGGGACAGGATCAGCGCCCAGGCCATCTGCAGCAGCGTGTTGAGGGTGACACCACGGGATCGCGCCGCCGCGGCCAGCTGCTCGGTATCGACGCCGGGCAGCGTCAGCTCGGTGCGCTTGGGCGGTCCGACACCGTCGCCCCCGAGCGCCGGCGACAGCAGTGTCGGTCCCGGCATCCCCTCGAGGTGCCGGCGCCAGACGAGTTCGCCGACACCGGGGTCTCGGTCGGCGAGCCAGCCGATGTAGTCGCGATACAGCCGCGGCGGGGGCAGTATGTCGGGGTTGCCGCCGCCGCGGTACAGCGTGAGCATCTCGCCGATGAACACCGGTAGCGACCAGCCGTCGATCACGATGTGGTGGGCGGTGACCACTAACCGCCAGCGCTGGTCGGGCAGCTCGATGAGCAGGAAGCGGATCAACGGGCCGTCGTGCAAGGTGAACCGTCTGCTGCGCTCGTGTTGTTCGAGTGCTGCGGCCTGATCGTCCTCCGCACGCACCTGCTGCCACGGCAGTTCCACTGCCGACGGCACGATCTGGACCGGCCGCGGCAGATCCTGATGCCAGAAGCTGGCGCGCAGATTCGGGTGGCGCACCAGCATGGCCGAAGCGCAGTCCCGCAGCAGGTCGACGTCGAGCGGGCCGAACACGTCTGCCGTCATCGCGATGACGTACGGGTCCTCGGCGTCGGGTCCGATCAGCGTGGCGTGCGAGTACAGGCCCAACTGAAGCGGCGACAATGCCAGCACGTCGTCGATATCGGGAGTGGTCACGACGGATGTGCCTTCGACCACGACGATTTCAGCGCATGCAGATCGCTCGCCGACAGCCCCGACACACTCATCGCTTCGTGCCGCGTGTCCGCGCGATCGTCGACCTGGCCGGTCTGCGGCCGGTCATCGATCGCGCCGGCCAGTGACGCCACCGTCGGGTACTCGAAGATCATCCGGGGGTCGACGCTCAGACCGGCCGCCCGCATCCGCGCGGCCAGCTGCACCGACAGGATGCTGTCGCCACCGAGGGCGAAGAAGTCGTCGTCCCGGCCGATTCCGGCCACATCGAGCAACTGGCCCATGGCGGCCGCAACCGCGCGTTCGGTGTCAGTTCTGGCCGGCTCACTCGTCCCGGTGGTGTGTACCTCGGGTCGGGGCAGCCCGGGCCGGTTCAACTTTCCGGATTCGGTCAACGGCATCACGTCGAGCACCGAGATCGTCGATGGCGTCATGTAACCAGGTAGTGCCGCGGCCACCGACGCGCGGACCGCCGCGACGAACGCCGCCGGGTCGGCCACCGGCGCGTCCGGCACCACGTAGCCGGCCAAGCTGGCCCCGCCCGGTCCGTCCCAGGTGCGTGCGGCCGCGACGGCAACACCGTCGACGGTCCTCAGCGCGGCTTCGACTTCGGCGAGTTCGACCCGGAATCCGCGGACCTTCACCTGGTGATCGGTGCGGCCGACGAATTCGAGTCGGCCATCCTCGGTCCAACGGCCGCGGTCGCCACTGCGGTAGAAACGTGACCCCGGTTCGGCGGCATAGGGATTCGGGATGAACCGGGTTGCGGTCAGCCCCGGCTGCTTCCAGTAGCCGCGCGCAATCTGCTCGCCCGCGTAGTACAGCTCGCCGACGACGCCGACCGGCACCGGCTGCAGCGCATCGTCGAGCAGGTAGACCTGCGAACCCTCCATCGGCTTGCCGATCGTTGGCGTTGGCAGATCTAGCGGGCCACGGATCAGCGCGCCCGATGTCTCGGTGGCACCGATAGCGTTCAGCAGTTCGACGGTCGGGCTGTCACCCACGCACGCGACGAGCCGCTCCAGCAATGAAACGTTGACCGGTTCGCCACAGGTCACCAGCCGGCGCAGCGCCCGGACCGCATCCGGGGTGCTGTCGACGAGGGCCGACACCAGGCTGGCGACTCCGGTGACCTGAACCACCGAGTGCCGTTCGATCAGCCCGGCCAACGCCTCGGCGTCGCGGTGCTCGACGTCGTCGGCGACGATCAGCGTGGAACCGGCCACCAGCCCTGCCAGCGTCTCGATGCACCCCTCGAGGAAGGTCATCGGGGCTTGGGCCAGCCTGATGTCATCGCCGGGCACCGGGTAATGCTTCACCTGCCAGGTCAACCGCGTGCTCATCGCCCGGTGGGTACCCACCACACCCTTAGGCTTGCCGGTGGAGCCCGAGGTGAACATCAGGTACATCGGGTCGTCCGGGCGCGGCGGGGCAAGCGGCGCAACCGGATCGGTTGCGTCCAACTCGGCTCGAATC
This window encodes:
- a CDS encoding non-ribosomal peptide synthetase, with translation MTTPDIDDVLALSPLQLGLYSHATLIGPDAEDPYVIAMTADVFGPLDVDLLRDCASAMLVRHPNLRASFWHQDLPRPVQIVPSAVELPWQQVRAEDDQAAALEQHERSRRFTLHDGPLIRFLLIELPDQRWRLVVTAHHIVIDGWSLPVFIGEMLTLYRGGGNPDILPPPRLYRDYIGWLADRDPGVGELVWRRHLEGMPGPTLLSPALGGDGVGPPKRTELTLPGVDTEQLAAAARSRGVTLNTLLQMAWALILSRLTDRDDVVFGVTVSGRPPELAGVETMVGLFINTIPLRVRLNPNATVAQHCSTLQREAAQLRDHSYLTHSQLRTLAGVGEMFDTLLVYESFPPGDVVGGGEFMAGQVGFRPAAMESLTHFPVTIAAHRTGAELTLLVEVTDNALGATSADTLGRRVLQTMSRLIEMWDRPLGAVAILLDGEARPINTPERHAAGSRVGVADRFAETAVAHSDSIALYWEGGQLSYGELHEQSDRLAGLLAESGVRGETAVAIQLPRCADYVVAMLGVLKAGGMYVPLEQSMPAGRVESILAQTGTAVVIDEDVMAAARTASRYSTPAAPGQAAYAVFTSGTTGEPKGVIGTHQAVLAYIDDHVERMLRPASERLGRPLRIGHAWSFAFDAAWQPLAGLLFGHAVHLIDETDRRDAEALVEIIDRHGIDMLDVTPSLFTNLRRAGLLDRGTLSVLALGGEAVGSVDWTDIRKACTHALLAAHNCYGPTETTVEAVVAAIADHEAPVIGYPTRSTGAVVLDSWLQPVPNGVVGELYLAGAQVTRGYLGRPAETATRFVAAPGGGRMYRTGDLVRRDRDGALAFVGRADAQIQVRGHRVEPGEIEAVLEEVAGVRHAHVAVHRQAAGHRLIAYVAGDVAVPELRSLLRNRLPRYMMPHRLVVVDAIPLTANGKVDEAALAAAATPDDTPELAGTPTEITLGEAVAELVGLTEVDIDADLLELGLDSIVALSLVQAARRHGLPLRARLVLECGTIRELAAAVDRDTAEELTAGPEPQGPIPALPAAHWLYEYGDPRRLAQIEAITLPADATADRLRLLLDGIAAGHEMFRSRLDLATMTFLPSDLQTIPLTEVQVCGELGDAVTEHAAVAVDRLDPERGYLAEARWLHQPGDAGVLLLVVHVLAMDPASWRIVLGELTANWSTSGAPAGTSKATGGVLELVGGERVSYRRWAHTLAQRVAELDTVEFWAEQLEGDDPMLGARRIRPEVDSFGDLAITVTVTETDITSALLRAQAPIQDVLAGACARMITRWRDQRGQGGAIPLVALETHGRTGADDTVGLLSAIYPLRIRPGQAIPEIAGLPTDYAALRYLRSDTAERLRGFRGPQVLLNYLGRLDLDAGSLLDRGLLANVPIMAEPNVAVRHELTLVVAVAGGKLVTQWRTLPDIFSDADVAALQSIWQEILQEWAEGLR